In Desulfosediminicola ganghwensis, a single window of DNA contains:
- a CDS encoding IS4 family transposase: MPMLPGFHLPKRGRKPHSQQQKFARKITSLRQNSFKQIGEIFGQFIPTKLLKQDPSGKMSRRRLFTKENTFWSFLGQVLDADGGCREAVKKLQSYASNHGLRLPSSSTASYCCARKKLDENLLVEVFQHTAKWSGARRASHSLNDRQVIVVDGTGVTMADTAENQELWPQSSNQKPGCGFPSARICAYFSLQTGTMLSYAIGNKKSNELPLFRKQWSTFEAGDIFLGDKGFCSYFDLAELKKRCVDSVITLARRKPVGRKNCIKEFAPDDLLIEWKKPVYREMVSYSRKTWEDLPDKLVMRQIKVKVTQSGFRTKEFHIVTTLIDQDQYLKDEIAALYLKRWDVELFFRDIKTTMGFDILRCQSPEMIKKEILMYFIAYNCIRRIMLQATQLVDIDIRSISFKGSLQAIRSWEPRLGSSRLSTNERQNMLSDLSFVVARCKVFDRPGRSDPRCLKRRPKPYQLLNKPRSEMVEIQHRSRYEKKA; the protein is encoded by the coding sequence ATGCCAATGTTGCCCGGTTTTCACCTTCCCAAACGAGGTAGAAAACCTCATAGCCAACAACAAAAATTTGCTCGAAAAATCACTTCCCTCAGACAGAACTCTTTTAAACAGATAGGAGAGATTTTTGGGCAATTCATTCCCACGAAATTGCTCAAACAGGATCCTTCGGGAAAGATGAGCAGACGACGTTTGTTTACCAAGGAAAACACTTTTTGGTCCTTCTTAGGCCAAGTCCTTGATGCAGACGGTGGATGTAGAGAAGCTGTAAAAAAGTTGCAATCATATGCATCTAACCACGGCCTTCGGCTTCCATCATCATCTACCGCTTCATATTGCTGTGCACGTAAGAAATTAGATGAAAATCTGCTTGTTGAGGTGTTTCAACATACTGCTAAATGGTCCGGAGCACGACGTGCATCTCATTCATTAAATGATCGCCAGGTAATTGTTGTTGATGGGACAGGTGTTACAATGGCGGATACAGCAGAAAATCAAGAGCTTTGGCCACAGTCATCGAACCAGAAACCAGGATGCGGCTTCCCCTCAGCACGAATATGCGCATACTTTTCATTGCAAACCGGAACAATGCTCAGCTATGCCATCGGTAATAAAAAGAGTAACGAACTTCCATTGTTCCGTAAGCAGTGGTCCACCTTTGAGGCTGGTGATATCTTTCTTGGTGATAAAGGTTTTTGTAGTTACTTCGATTTAGCCGAGCTGAAAAAACGCTGTGTTGATAGTGTGATAACACTTGCTCGTAGAAAACCAGTCGGTAGGAAAAACTGCATTAAAGAATTCGCTCCTGATGATCTACTGATTGAATGGAAAAAACCAGTATACAGGGAAATGGTGTCGTATTCGCGGAAAACCTGGGAGGACCTTCCCGACAAACTCGTTATGAGACAAATCAAAGTAAAGGTGACTCAATCAGGGTTTAGAACAAAAGAATTTCATATTGTTACCACGCTAATCGATCAAGATCAGTACCTGAAAGACGAAATTGCAGCGTTATACCTTAAGCGTTGGGATGTCGAACTTTTCTTTCGTGATATCAAGACAACGATGGGATTTGATATCCTCCGGTGCCAATCGCCTGAAATGATAAAGAAAGAAATTTTAATGTACTTCATAGCGTACAACTGCATCCGGCGCATAATGTTACAAGCGACACAGCTGGTAGACATTGATATCCGGTCTATCAGTTTCAAAGGAAGTCTACAGGCTATTAGAAGTTGGGAACCACGGTTGGGGTCCTCTAGGTTGAGCACAAATGAAAGACAAAACATGCTCTCAGATTTATCCTTTGTCGTGGCTCGTTGCAAAGTTTTCGACAGGCCTGGACGAAGCGATCCGCGGTGTCTTAAGCGAAGACCAAAACCTTATCAGTTACTCAACAAACCTAGAAGTGAAATGGTCGAAATACAGCATCGGAGCAGATATGAAAAAAAGGCTTAA